From the genome of Triticum aestivum cultivar Chinese Spring chromosome 1A, IWGSC CS RefSeq v2.1, whole genome shotgun sequence:
GGGCCCGGGCCTGAGTTTTTTgcctcgggcttggctaggcccagcccgaggtttggccaggtatacTTCCATCCAAAGGGACACATATGGCGGTACTGAAAGGCACAGATAacgaaggctggtacaggcttgtTGGATGCACCAGTGTGTCCTTGTCCTTTTGGCGCCGGAGCAAACAAAAGATGGAGCAgtgtggtggtgatgatgatgtggttaaAGATGATGTCCTCCTTGGGTTTGGTCGCAGATTGTTTTGTTGCATGAGTCTTTCACAATGGTTCAGGGGCGATGGCACAGAGCTTCGAagatcttattattattattattattattattattattattattattattattattattattatttagtgTGCTCTTTGTTATTCTGCTTAATCATGCTTGTACGGTTCAGGACTTTGTAATGTTTCGTGACCTAAATACGAGCATACATTCTGAAAAAAAATGTTAGAATTTCTTCTCTGCCCCGCACTATCTCGTGATTATTATGGACTCCGTTTGCATTCACTTATTAAATCTTCTAAAGTTAGTCCCTAGGAGAGCATGCAGTAAACATCCTCGATCCAGCACCCCCAACAACAGAAACTTCAACAAACTGCACGTTGCATGGAAATGACATGGCATCACACCATCATCTAGGGAGTAGGAGttgtttcgcaaaaaaaaaaaaatctaggGAGTAGGAGTTCATGGCATATTGACAGACACATAGTGTGCACCGGCCCACGATTTGTAAGATGGTATTATCCCAGAAATTTTGGATAGAATCAACTTACACGTGTAAAATTTCATTTGTTCGCTATTATGCCTAATGATTTACAAGCATAGCCTACAAAATGAACCAGATGCCAAGATTTCACTATTCTTCAGTGCACTGAAGAGCAACGTAAAATGCTGAAAAATTTGACACCCACAAGTTCAGAGCACAACGGCCCCTCTTTCCAGTAACGGGCACCTTCCAAGCGACAATCCAGCGATGCACCAAATATTTCTTAACTGGGAATTGCTGCAGTTGCTACTGACTCGTGTGCCTGAATCTCTTGAATCATGGATCAGCAATGGCCTGCGGTCATGATACGCCATTCAGGTCTGTAGCTCCAGGATCATTGCAGTGTCTTTGTAATCATCAAGCTACTGTCATCTGAACTTTGTAGTTCTCTGCTTCTTCCTATAGGATACATCTTCTGAAGATGATACATCTTCTGAAGATGTCAGCCAACAAGACCAGTATCCATGGGAAGTCGGGAACTGGGTGCCAGCAGCTGTTGCATCGCATGTGAAGGAATCACACAAACCTGGAAGATAACTTTTCTGCTTCTTACCTGCTGCTGTTCCTGGCCCTTCTTCCCTTGGACTTCTGCCTGAAATCTTCAGGGCCTAACAAATCAGACGCACTCGAATTCATCTCATCGGTGAGCTTTTCTGCTAACTCAAACCGCCCAGCTTTTTTCATGTCACTGATCAGTGCCCGATAGACATAAATCGAAGGTTGGTGCGACTTCTTCATCTGCTCAAACGCCTCGAGGGCATCAGCAATATGCCCTGCCCTTCCAAAACAATCAATTAGCGCGGTATACGTTCTCAAATCCGGACTGATGCCTCTCTCAAACATCTCTCTTGCAAAGCTTTTGCACAGACTCAATCTTCCAAGCCTACGCAGGCAGTTTATCACTGTATTATACGTCACGATGTCAGGAGAAATGCCAAGTTCCTCCATCAGCTTCACCTCCCCAAGCATTTCGCCCACCCGACCAACTTTCCCTAGCATGTCCAAGACAGTGTTGAAGGTGACAATATCCAAGCATCTCCTATCTTTCTTCAGCTCCTCGAAAATGATCAAGCATTTATCGAGGCGCCCATATCTACCCGCGGCGAAAACAATGCGATTCGCCACCGTGGGGTCTCTGCCATTTGTGATCTCCAATACCTCTCTCACAAACTTGAGTAACAGTTCATTGTCATCTAGACCCCCAATGGCCCTGGCGACACACATGTAGGAAGTCAAGTCGGGAGCAGCTTTGGAGAGCAGCAAGTGTCTGAATACCTTGGCGAAGAGAAGGAAGTCGTCTGCTTCGCACGCTCGCTTCAGCAGCAGATTGAAGGTGCCCAGGCCCAGACTGATCTGCTCGTCGCGCAACCGCCGGAGGATTCCGGCAACCTCTGTAAGGTCCGCCCGGGACAGCGTTGAGCCCCAGTCCCGGTCCAGGGGTTCGGGTCGGGGCTCCAACTCGCTCCCCTGATCCGCTGCTGGGTTCTCTGCTGGCGGCGAGCCCGCGAGACGGGAGGAGGATACCGCGGGTGTCCCTGTCGTCGTCGTCGAGGCCGCCGTCGCAGCTCGACGGTGTGGTCGGCGGAGTGCGAGGGCGGCTAGGCGGGAGggagcggcggggaggcggcgtatTAGGGGGAGCATGGGGGCGgcgggagcgggcggagcaggtgacgccggcgagtTAGGGCGAAGAGGGGACGAGGCGAGCTACTGCATCCATGGGCCTGTGGGGAAGCTGGCTTGGGTTCCTCCGTATCAAAGAGACCGAACTACGCACGGCCCAACAATGTCTACCACTTGCCACTTTGCCAGTGCAGCACTGAACCACTGGCCAGGGCCATCCATATTTCCCAAAATCTAAAAAGTGGCCGCGCACTAATTGATGAAAAAAGCGGCCGGACTTCCTAGCCATGCATAAGTATTTTTTTGTCTGCTAGTACATGTCGTTATCAGCATTTAATGTGTTTATATTAGTTAGTCTGGTTTGAAAGAAACAGCTTCACGTCCAATTATTTTGGTTTTGTGAATTTTTAAAAAGCCATATCTTTCAAACCGCGCGTCGAAATTCAGATCCGTCTTCACTGTTGAATTCTTTGCGACGAGATTTTTGAAACTAGATTCCGCATAAGTATGTTTCGATAAAAAAATTTTGATGCCAACTTTCATGCTATATTGTGCAACTTCAGTACTGCTTTATGCAACTTTAATACTGCATGGTGCAACTTTTTTAAACCCAGTTTTTTGGAGCTGCATCCACAGTAGTTGTAGTTGCACACATAGTAGTCCTAGTTGGCACATGCACGGCCACAGAGTTGCACAATCTGGTCCGCATAGTCGCATATGAATTGTCATaacttgtaatgtagtctagttacacacacattgatgtttactTGGCATGTAACGTAGTCtaattgcacacacattgatgtttaattggcaggacactagttgcacacacataaaCACAGTTGGCTTAtaatttagtctagttgcacacgtattgatgtttagttggcaggacactagttgcGCACACATATGCGCAATTGACgtggcaatgtagtctagttgcacacaaattgatatttagttggcaggactagttacacacatatatgctcagttggcgTGGCAATGTAGTCTGGTTGCACACGCAATGTTGGTAGgactattggcacacacatatactcagttggcgcggcaatgtagtctagttacacacacattgatgtttagttggcagaagGACTGTTGGCACGTGCATATGCTTAGTTGGCGTGGCATGGACTCTAGTTGTACACatattgatatttagttggcaggaagactagttcgtCGAAACATCCTCATATGGGATCTACTTTTGAAGAGCACGTCGCAAGGGTTCCAACGATGAAAACGGATCTTAATTCCGAATTGCGATCTAAAAATTATCacttttcaaaaatttgaaaaccCAAAATAAATACGTTCATATCTGTTCACATGTTTGCTTTCGTAGTACTTTTTTTAGTACATGGTACTTTTTCTAATTAGAGTTGTTTTATCAATTGGAAGGGACAAATTATTATCTTTTATGGATTAGGGACTAAAATTGTCTGTTTTAGACCGGCCGCTCGGGACAACTAGCGAGCAGCCGGCCGCTCGCTAGATCGGTCAtacatatttttacattttctcaAAAGAAAATCCATGTTTTTAGTCCCTCAATCGCGTCTAGATGCACCCATTACAGTTGCTCAAAAAaacatatttttacattttcttaaAAGAAAATCCATATTTTTGGTCCCTCAGTCGCGTCTAGATAGACTCATTACAGCGACAGTTAATTCCAAACGGAGGTTGTACTCCAGAAAAAAAATAAGGTTTCCAACACAAAATCTCTTTTTTGGCAGAAATTTCTTTTTATAACAAGAGAGGCTTCTTCTTCGTTCAAAAGAACCATACCTATAATACAACCAAAATACATCATACAATCTTGCAATGGAcgcaaagaaaaatgaaaacacAAACTTGTTAGGATGGCCGTATGGAGTAGAGACATatgagcaactctagcagagtcgccGTATTGGCAACCTCCATAAAGCATATGGAGCGCTTCATATGCATTTGGAGGCTACGGAGGTTGTGCGTAAACAAAGAGTCGCTATAATGTGGCTTTCATATTTCTTTCACGGTAATCCACTTCTGAGCCCAGGCTCAGTTGCAGCTGCCTTGACAAAAATAAtcacaataaataatagaaaatttcaaaaaaaatctaaaaaaaattgtgtggtagacaatttgatgtgTGAGGTCCACTCCAAATTTCAAATTATTTGGACATCCGAGCAGCTCTCGACAAAAAAGATAAATttggggtctgtaaaaatgtttactgttcacgcactgttcTGGCCCGATTTGTCCTTTTTGCTGAGAGTTTCTCACAAGTCCAAATGATGCATCAagttatctaccacacaaaaaaatggatttttttaagtatttgttttgaattttttctgaCCGGTTGCAAATGAGCCTGGGCATCGAAACGCCGCACTCCTTCTTTCATGGTTTCTTTATACTTTATTTACAACAATATAGATCAAACAATTCAATAATGCAACAAATTATTGCAAAACccattaatgcaaacacgacaaatAATTCAAATTAATAGATAATCCAAAAGAAATGAATAATCCAATCAAATAAATTGTTCAAGTAACAAAAAatgaattttaaataaatttagACATTACTATCTCCTATATGCTCAGCGAGATTCTCCTTCAACTGACGACGAGAGGTCTAGTATTCAATCTTCCGACACGCATCAAGAAAtgcttgaatgcatcatgtgtgcATACGAGGTTTAATGATGACGCCAATATCTTCATAATCAACGGGACTTGGCACATCCCTCCCATCCTCTATGATCATATTGCATAGGATCACACAAACATGTCATGATATTTGTCAAGACATGTTCTAGAAATGAGCAGGCCATcgaacaatcaagaaccttgcttGCAACACTCTGGTTTCCTCTCAATATCTTTCCTTTGAGCTTCTTACACCTTGAAAAAATGCTTATGTTTCCTGCTCCCAGGATTAGAAAAATTCTTTAAAAATATCGACCAAGATGGATAATGCCCTCGGTTAGATAGTAGCCTTGGTCATAGTGATGGTCATTCAATCACCCTGAAGTTGCAAGGTGGAGAGGTACCACCAGCTAGTCTTGTAAACAAATGAGATCTCTGCAGGACATTGATGTCATTATGAGATTCGGGCAACCCAAAGTAGTGGTTTGAGAAATCTTTGGAGGCAGTAACTTCCAAAATTATTGTTGGATCCTTGCAACGTTCGGTGAATTGGTCGTAGCAAGTTGCAGGATAAATCTCTCACCACCAATGCATACAATCAAGACTCCCTAGCATCTGGACCAGCCTTTTGCTTTATGAACCGCTAGAGGTCTGGTTGTGTCCTCTACATTGGGTCCCCCAAGATATTGCTCTCCATACACACTCACAATAGTTCCAGCAAACATTTCTATGCACTTTATAATTATATCTTCAACCATTCAACAATTTGTCATCCCATGGATTTGTGGGAGAGCCATATGTAACCATCCAAAGTGTCGCGATCACCTTCCTAAAATGATATGCCTCGACTAGCCGACGAGTCGCTGGTTGGTCCGATCCTTCACGGCACTTGCAAAATAAGAATGAACAGCGGCAACAAAAGTCGCAGAAAAATAAACAGATGTAGAAGAGGAGAAGCCTTTGAATCCAACTGAGATAGCAAGAAGCCAAAGAAGTAGACTTTATACCGAATATTGATACGAGATCAACACAGGCACAGCAGCAACGAAACCCTAGGAATCGCAAGAACGCATCATGGGTGCCCCTCGCCGTGAGGCGTTTTTCTGATATTTTTGTATTCAACTGTCCAAAAAGCTGACCCCTTGATACAACTCACGATACCTTAATATAAGGCGATTCCCACCAGCCGTATGTACGGCCGTGTAAAACTCTAACCGAAACTAACAAAAAACGATCCTCTTCTTTTACATCTTGGAGAGATACATTTATTTAAGCTAGCCAACTAACTTGTACGTGGATGACTTTTCTAAACTAGTAGTACTCTTTAACTCTTAAACTAATTAATCTCTCCGGCCACGCTGATCACGGGCCTAAACTAAAATAAACTTGGTTGCTTGCACACTTGGGACTACTTCCGTACATGAAAAGCTCAATACTAATTCACCTCGGCGGAGTCCTGGAGTTTGGCTTCACCGTGTCCTTCTTTAGCTAGATTGGTGAAATCTCAAAGAACAATGAGCCAAGTTGTAACATGTTTGGGGTTACACATGGCTTCTGCCCAATACTTGGAGCTGGCCCGAGTAAACCTGCAGCAGGAAGGATAATTGTGGCATTGATGGGTATATCATCCTCTCCCTCTTGAATCGAAGCCGTCTTCGGTTTCGAAACAAGCGTTGCAATTCTTTTTCCGAGGAGAAATATTAACATCTATCTTGATGACATTAACAAACATTGGTCGCAGCATATGTCGTTTACCATTATTCCAAAATGAATAAGTGTTGAACCTCCCGTCATGTGTGGCACCACGATCATATTGTCATGGCCTTCCCAACAATAGGCGGCATGCATCCATTGGCAAAACATCACATATCACCGTATCAGTATAGTCGCCAATCAAAAAAAATATGCGCACCATGTGTGTAACTTTCAATTTTCCAGTGTGATGCATCCACTCAACACGATGGGGCTGTGGATGTTTCCACACAAGTAATCCTAAAGACTCCACTAATTCCTTGCTGATTGCATTGGTGTAGCTTCCACCATCGATAATCAGCTTGCAATTGGTGTCATTGATTTTGCACTAAGACTGAAAAACATTCCAGCGATGTTCATTATCCTCAATGCAATCCTCTTGCACGCGTTGCACCATCAAAGATGGATATGATTCAGCAGCTTCAAAACTCGCAACCACATTTTCAGCATTCTTAGATTTTTCACTAGAAGTGTCAGAAACTGCCTCTTCATCACTAGCGGATGCATATCCATCTCTCGTGAGCAACACTCTTTTCTCATTAGGACATTCACGCTTCATATGTCCTCTTCCTCTATACTTGAAACACTCTATGTCACTAATGCGTCCGGTCGACTGTGCACTAGAATCAACCATCGACAATCTTGATTTTGTAGCATCCTTTTGCACGGAACCATGAGAGCGATTTGATGATGTCGCCCTGGAGCTAGGACCGATATCCTCACTCTTATATTGTGAGCGTCGTCATGTGTTCAAAGTGGTACTGGGAACTGTGTTGACTTGACGCCGCTTAATCTGTTGTTCCACACGCACAGCTTGGTGAACAAGATCTTGTATGTTGTAGTAGACCATCATCTCAACACAATCCTGCACCTCGATATTTAGCCCGTTAAAGAAACGTGCCATGGTCGCCTCCGGATCCTCCGTTGTCCCTGTACGTATCATAAGCAattccatctccttgtaatattcatcaacactcatattaccttgagagagccactgcaacttgttgtacatatctcttttatagtgctcaggaacaaaaggacgcctcatgaattctttcatacctcgccaagtcgtcgggcgatgtcttgaacgacaaatttgattccaccaaattaGCGTGTAACCAGTGAACTcaattccagcaagttgaactttcttctcatcgctataatgatgggcatcaaaaatttgattaacacgcatctcccactccaaatagcctTCTGGTTCGCACTTGCCGGAGAACGAAGGGATTGAAAATTTTATGCGCCCAATTCCATCATCCAAAGGCACATGCACAGCTTGACCAACTCGATCATGCACTCCACCACGAAC
Proteins encoded in this window:
- the LOC123038257 gene encoding pentatricopeptide repeat-containing protein At1g11900 — its product is MLPLIRRLPAAPSRLAALALRRPHRRAATAASTTTTGTPAVSSSRLAGSPPAENPAADQGSELEPRPEPLDRDWGSTLSRADLTEVAGILRRLRDEQISLGLGTFNLLLKRACEADDFLLFAKVFRHLLLSKAAPDLTSYMCVARAIGGLDDNELLLKFVREVLEITNGRDPTVANRIVFAAGRYGRLDKCLIIFEELKKDRRCLDIVTFNTVLDMLGKVGRVGEMLGEVKLMEELGISPDIVTYNTVINCLRRLGRLSLCKSFAREMFERGISPDLRTYTALIDCFGRAGHIADALEAFEQMKKSHQPSIYVYRALISDMKKAGRFELAEKLTDEMNSSASDLLGPEDFRQKSKGRRARNSSR